The proteins below are encoded in one region of uncultured Desulfovibrio sp.:
- a CDS encoding GNAT family N-acetyltransferase has product MREGQHGSLGRRIRPATSGDWSALAALWRRSVEATHPFLAREDLEAMAAAMPRRYLPAMHQLWLLEEDGKAHGFWGGWAQGGVLRVEMLFVAPEAFGRGVGRALLAHACAGRQYVFLDVNEQNLGARAFYARCSFRVYGRSPLDGDGRPYPLLHLRWDAPS; this is encoded by the coding sequence ATGCGGGAAGGGCAGCACGGATCATTGGGGCGACGCATTCGTCCGGCCACATCGGGCGACTGGTCTGCGCTGGCGGCGCTGTGGCGGCGCAGTGTGGAGGCCACGCATCCTTTTTTGGCGCGGGAAGACCTGGAGGCCATGGCGGCGGCCATGCCGCGCCGCTATCTGCCGGCCATGCACCAGCTCTGGCTGCTGGAAGAGGACGGCAAGGCGCACGGTTTCTGGGGCGGCTGGGCGCAGGGCGGGGTGCTGCGCGTGGAAATGCTCTTTGTGGCGCCGGAAGCCTTTGGCCGGGGCGTGGGACGCGCGCTGCTGGCCCATGCCTGTGCAGGGCGGCAGTACGTCTTTCTGGATGTGAACGAACAGAACCTGGGGGCGCGGGCCTTTTATGCCCGCTGTAGCTTCCGGGTGTACGGGCGTTCGCCGCTGGACGGGGACGGACGGCCCTATCCGCTGCTGCATCTGCGCTGGGACGCGCCCTCCTGA
- a CDS encoding translocation/assembly module TamB, which yields MAEPSRDISPLPEAASPAQAAPPAPPRPRKRWRRPLRWLGLLLLVLVLLLGGSLGWLCSGSGQRWLRHTLNEVLADSLTPLGLSLEVTALDGLPFAPRVGLTGRDSRGLWLEVPDLELRWGLSLSRPALRVDALRLHGGGLYRLPLLPEPEAAPPEVAHSAGAVADAVCAGMARVLDVLASLPLPPVELRGLELREVALPAMWLCVEPPSAEGVPQVDVHQMPRLTLEGTLLAALGAEAQVDMAVQLAVSWPREAVRRALLRESRPPLAAETAAAGVDAPTLLAALLPVSCLGQGEVTLRLQARHTTDSWQLRLERLQVQAGMTNAALSLALDLPDRVEQWNAARIRLELDAGVRPLPAPDVVAALEEPARPEQPASPAERPAGAAAPVDAGTAEGADAAAAEGASEQGQRLPDRLSLSWGNLFAGPTRAWLLVDGPLYAPRLSLRADSPGLRFAEAAMPAPEAAGAAPVAATGTSTGAGGADAKAGSMAPRSDLSRIAVALESYPLRWRQGLEGLPAHAAVQASVECRGTPLEARFRLLAGVGSPQGRLGEGEQQPFAGFLAVDDVQLRAAGARLDGQWLLAFRRGAEDAAGVEETAAAEAPVPDMAGPAERRPAPGEDPLLRHLRAVLESLPYMRGALFGEIRDWQALSRPLSLVLPDVRAEGAVTRLEVRASRPAPAEAPHWHVRLDAPRGALRWAGGTALSWTGLSVDADLETAGALRLEADARVAGLDVPGQHFARGRVQGTGALCGPLSVSATVAGDMRLDSRLRWEPGRLRLERLQFSLPGQGIGLRLAGEARLEYGADGWSCHNVDLHIAPAGRLRLEGSLGPDKVRARLALEKTSLQAWQKVLPALPAGSVGLDARLDGQPARPQGQFSLTVDGLSVPGAALPPLDLRCQGSLRPGGDYSRLQLSLDVPEASRRALGADQVEARLRLPLAFSASGVPSLPPQAALEGRLRWLGRVGPLWQLVPMADRRLHGQLDVRLDASGTVQAPVVAGAVRLQQGRFEDVALGVLLQDINLAVELDKTALHSGLDALGNVRVRGSFTDGHKGRAQLNGELRDRGRQVRLEGQLADLRPLRRRDLMVDLSGTFGMSGALLGPDIRADIVINTGELRIDRLSTGSSIPTLPIDTGTAQAANMHRKVPRGSLDVRVRTPGRFVVRGRGLQSRWQADVRITGPLNDPQVLGSVEAVEGQFSLLGAQFLLHRGVVRFAGGAPSNPLLDVVLRHETPDLTADVRLGGSVQHLKLSLSSTPSLPQEEIISRIMFGRSSNELGRFENLRLAAAVAELAGFGGDSLSVLDVARKALGVDVLRVGSSHRGFSDDQGDDESSLQAGKYIGERLYLGVEQGLKSDSTAVVIELQLTPRSKAEVRTEQNNTSAGVRWKYNY from the coding sequence ATGGCCGAACCTTCCCGGGACATATCGCCCCTGCCCGAGGCCGCTTCCCCGGCACAGGCAGCCCCCCCTGCACCGCCCCGTCCGCGGAAGCGGTGGCGCCGTCCGCTGCGCTGGCTGGGACTGCTGCTGCTTGTGCTGGTCCTGCTGCTGGGCGGCAGTCTGGGCTGGTTGTGCAGCGGCAGCGGGCAGCGCTGGCTGCGGCATACCCTCAACGAGGTGCTGGCCGACAGCCTGACGCCTCTGGGCCTGTCGCTGGAAGTGACGGCCCTGGACGGTCTGCCCTTTGCGCCGCGTGTGGGCCTGACGGGGCGGGACAGCCGGGGCCTCTGGCTGGAAGTACCGGACCTGGAGCTGCGCTGGGGCCTGTCCCTGAGCCGGCCTGCCCTGCGGGTGGATGCCCTGCGTCTGCACGGGGGGGGCCTGTACCGTCTGCCCCTGCTGCCCGAACCGGAGGCGGCACCGCCGGAGGTGGCGCACAGTGCCGGCGCCGTGGCCGATGCCGTCTGCGCCGGTATGGCCCGTGTGCTGGACGTGCTGGCCTCTCTGCCGCTGCCGCCGGTGGAGCTGCGCGGACTGGAGCTGCGGGAGGTGGCCCTGCCGGCCATGTGGCTGTGTGTGGAGCCGCCGTCGGCAGAGGGCGTGCCCCAGGTGGATGTGCACCAGATGCCGCGGCTGACCCTGGAGGGAACGCTTCTGGCGGCCCTGGGGGCCGAAGCGCAGGTGGATATGGCCGTGCAGCTGGCGGTCAGCTGGCCGCGGGAGGCTGTGCGGCGTGCCCTGCTGCGGGAAAGCCGGCCGCCCCTTGCCGCGGAGACGGCGGCAGCGGGGGTGGACGCGCCCACGCTGCTGGCGGCGCTGCTGCCGGTTTCCTGCCTGGGGCAGGGCGAGGTGACGCTGCGTTTGCAGGCCCGGCACACCACGGACAGCTGGCAGCTGCGGCTGGAGCGCTTGCAGGTACAGGCCGGCATGACGAACGCTGCCCTGAGCCTGGCGCTGGACCTGCCTGACAGGGTGGAGCAGTGGAATGCGGCCCGCATCCGGCTGGAGCTGGATGCCGGCGTCCGGCCGCTGCCCGCGCCGGATGTGGTGGCAGCGCTGGAGGAGCCGGCCCGGCCGGAACAGCCTGCCAGCCCGGCAGAACGGCCGGCAGGGGCGGCGGCTCCTGTTGATGCGGGGACCGCCGAGGGAGCCGATGCGGCGGCCGCCGAAGGGGCCAGTGAACAGGGCCAAAGGCTGCCGGACAGGCTGTCCCTGTCCTGGGGAAATCTTTTTGCCGGTCCCACACGGGCCTGGCTGCTGGTGGACGGGCCGCTGTATGCGCCGCGTCTGTCCCTGCGGGCAGACAGCCCCGGCCTGCGCTTTGCTGAGGCGGCCATGCCGGCGCCGGAGGCCGCAGGCGCTGCCCCGGTTGCCGCGACCGGTACCTCGACCGGTGCCGGCGGGGCAGATGCCAAGGCCGGGAGCATGGCGCCGCGTTCTGATCTTTCCCGCATTGCGGTGGCGCTGGAAAGCTATCCCCTGCGCTGGCGGCAGGGGCTGGAGGGGCTGCCGGCCCATGCGGCTGTGCAGGCTTCTGTGGAATGCAGGGGCACGCCGCTGGAGGCCCGTTTTCGCCTGCTGGCCGGTGTGGGCAGCCCGCAGGGGCGTCTGGGCGAAGGCGAGCAGCAGCCCTTTGCCGGTTTTCTGGCCGTGGACGATGTGCAGTTGCGGGCCGCCGGTGCCCGTCTGGACGGACAGTGGCTGCTGGCCTTCCGGCGGGGCGCTGAGGATGCTGCCGGCGTCGAAGAAACGGCGGCGGCTGAGGCCCCTGTGCCGGATATGGCAGGCCCGGCAGAACGCCGTCCGGCGCCCGGGGAAGACCCGCTGCTGCGCCACCTGCGGGCCGTGCTGGAGAGCCTGCCCTACATGCGCGGGGCGCTGTTCGGAGAAATCAGGGACTGGCAGGCCCTGTCCCGTCCGCTGAGTCTTGTGCTGCCGGATGTGCGGGCCGAGGGCGCCGTGACCCGTCTGGAAGTGCGGGCCAGCCGTCCGGCGCCTGCGGAGGCGCCGCACTGGCATGTGCGCCTGGATGCGCCGCGGGGGGCCCTGCGCTGGGCCGGCGGCACGGCCCTGAGCTGGACCGGGCTGAGCGTGGATGCCGACCTGGAGACCGCGGGGGCGCTGCGTCTGGAGGCGGATGCCCGCGTGGCGGGCCTGGATGTGCCCGGGCAGCATTTTGCCCGGGGCCGCGTGCAGGGCACGGGCGCCTTGTGCGGGCCGCTTTCCGTATCCGCGACCGTGGCGGGAGACATGAGGCTGGACAGCCGCCTGCGCTGGGAGCCGGGCCGGCTGCGGCTGGAACGTCTGCAATTTTCGCTGCCCGGACAGGGCATTGGCCTGCGCCTGGCGGGCGAGGCCCGGCTGGAATATGGTGCCGATGGCTGGAGCTGTCACAATGTGGACCTGCACATTGCCCCGGCCGGCCGGCTGCGGCTGGAAGGGAGCCTGGGGCCGGACAAGGTGCGCGCACGCCTGGCGCTGGAAAAGACATCCCTGCAAGCCTGGCAGAAGGTGTTGCCAGCGCTGCCTGCCGGCAGTGTGGGACTGGATGCCCGGCTGGACGGGCAGCCCGCCCGTCCGCAGGGGCAGTTCTCGCTGACGGTGGACGGACTGAGCGTGCCGGGAGCGGCGCTGCCGCCTCTGGACCTGCGCTGCCAGGGCAGCCTGCGGCCCGGCGGGGACTACAGCCGCCTTCAGCTTTCCCTGGATGTGCCGGAGGCAAGCCGCCGGGCACTGGGGGCGGACCAGGTGGAGGCCCGCCTGCGCCTGCCGCTGGCCTTTTCGGCGTCGGGGGTGCCGTCGCTGCCGCCGCAGGCCGCGCTGGAAGGCCGGCTGCGCTGGCTGGGCCGCGTGGGGCCGCTCTGGCAGCTTGTGCCCATGGCGGACCGCCGCCTGCACGGCCAGCTGGATGTCCGGCTGGATGCCTCGGGCACGGTACAGGCCCCGGTGGTGGCCGGTGCCGTGCGTTTGCAGCAGGGGCGCTTTGAGGATGTGGCCCTGGGCGTGCTGTTGCAGGACATAAACCTGGCGGTGGAGCTGGACAAGACTGCGCTGCATTCCGGCCTGGATGCGCTGGGCAATGTCCGCGTGCGCGGCTCCTTTACCGACGGCCACAAGGGGCGGGCACAGCTGAACGGTGAACTGCGGGATCGCGGACGGCAGGTGCGTCTTGAAGGCCAGCTGGCCGATCTGCGTCCCCTGCGCCGCCGGGACCTCATGGTGGACCTGTCGGGAACGTTCGGTATGTCCGGCGCGCTCCTGGGGCCGGATATCCGGGCCGATATTGTCATCAATACGGGAGAATTACGCATCGACCGCCTTTCCACCGGCAGCAGTATCCCCACCCTGCCCATTGACACGGGCACGGCACAGGCAGCCAATATGCACCGGAAGGTGCCGCGCGGCTCCCTTGACGTGCGGGTGCGCACGCCCGGCCGTTTTGTGGTACGCGGGCGGGGGCTGCAAAGCCGCTGGCAGGCCGATGTGCGTATTACCGGGCCGCTGAATGATCCGCAGGTGCTGGGCAGCGTGGAAGCCGTGGAAGGGCAGTTCAGCCTGCTGGGGGCGCAGTTCCTGCTGCACCGCGGCGTGGTGCGCTTTGCCGGCGGAGCGCCGTCCAATCCCCTGCTGGACGTGGTGCTGCGCCATGAAACGCCCGATCTTACGGCGGACGTGCGCCTGGGCGGCTCGGTGCAACATCTCAAGCTCAGCCTGTCCAGCACGCCGTCCCTGCCCCAGGAAGAAATCATTTCCCGGATCATGTTCGGCCGCAGCTCCAACGAGCTGGGCCGCTTCGAAAATCTGCGCCTGGCCGCAGCCGTGGCCGAACTGGCCGGCTTTGGCGGAGACAGCCTGAGCGTGCTGGATGTGGCGCGCAAGGCGCTGGGGGTGGATGTGCTGCGCGTGGGATCGTCGCACCGGGGCTTTTCCGATGATCAGGGGGATGACGAAAGCTCCCTGCAGGCTGGCAAGTATATTGGCGAGCGCCTGTATCTGGGCGTGGAACAGGGCCTGAAGTCGGACAGCACCGCCGTGGTCATCGAATTGCAGCTGACGCCGCGCAGCAAGGCCGAGGTCCGCACCGAGCAGAACAATACCTCTGCCGGTGTCCGCTGGAAGTACAATTACTGA
- a CDS encoding BamA/TamA family outer membrane protein: protein MRFSFRPVVLLVLLLLAPLLGACGLVQLLEERPQKTEEQEAGWTADPVPYTVQVVVEKPVPRPDVDHDRLQAEARAVKQEVDAARAERDPYAHPLETDEQNEDSGEQAAAPAASAVDPDAPDASDAAAGGNRRQQDRFARAAEDLRDKMLAASTLEQLRKEPPDGLLALERRARLDQEAAEKLLHSQGYYEGTASFQVDGSVRPARVLLRLVPGPRYVLGQAVVRYEPAPHVPEAFRNGTRRAQYSGLQGLLGREAREPVAPPRFPHRLRLEPGKPVTAEEVLAAVDRVPQYLRRQGYPVAAVSRTRYTLDRQNRTLNAEVVINAGPPALMGEIRLMSKSDVSEAYLRRLAYWRPDDERWNSRRVANYGDRLRGLGLFNAVTLTPALDEWKAAGGDVAALPLLLKVEDAPPRSVGLEARYDTDSGFGVEADWENRNLLGNGESLRLGLPVTTEKQGMTAEFLKPAFLRSGQSLNAQASLLHEDTDAYERRGLAAKVMLERRVNRYWHVGAGVLGDGGQLAEDGHGMRLYSVLGPQLTIRRDSRNNKVSPSAGSVGKVRVNPVAGYYDQRFTAVVGEAEWMGYYAPMRKPNGRPDDSLVLAARAAAGMMAGVPLHAMPGSMRFYVGGAGSVRGYSYQALGPRNSKDDPEGGRSYQLVNLEARFKLTDNLGLVPFLDGGMAYRDQYPTLDDLHWGAGLGLRYYTPVGPLRLDVATPLNPVEGDPPVQLYISIGQSF, encoded by the coding sequence ATGCGTTTTTCTTTCCGGCCTGTTGTCCTGCTTGTGCTGCTCCTGCTCGCGCCCCTGCTGGGGGCGTGCGGTCTGGTGCAGCTGCTGGAGGAGCGTCCCCAGAAAACGGAAGAACAGGAGGCAGGATGGACGGCGGACCCCGTGCCCTACACGGTACAGGTGGTGGTGGAAAAGCCCGTGCCGCGGCCCGATGTGGACCATGACCGCCTGCAGGCCGAAGCCCGGGCCGTGAAACAGGAAGTGGATGCCGCCCGCGCCGAACGTGACCCCTATGCCCATCCGCTGGAAACGGACGAGCAGAACGAGGACAGCGGGGAGCAGGCAGCCGCGCCGGCGGCGTCGGCCGTGGATCCTGACGCTCCCGACGCTTCCGATGCCGCCGCAGGCGGCAACCGGCGGCAGCAGGACCGCTTTGCCCGTGCTGCCGAGGACCTGCGCGACAAGATGCTGGCCGCCAGTACCCTGGAGCAGCTGCGCAAGGAACCGCCTGACGGTCTGCTGGCGCTGGAGCGCCGTGCCCGTCTGGACCAGGAAGCTGCCGAAAAGCTGCTGCACTCGCAGGGCTATTATGAAGGAACGGCCTCCTTTCAGGTGGATGGTTCGGTCCGCCCGGCCCGCGTGCTGCTGCGTCTTGTTCCCGGGCCGCGCTATGTGCTCGGTCAGGCCGTGGTGCGCTATGAGCCGGCGCCGCATGTGCCCGAGGCCTTCCGCAACGGAACGCGGCGTGCCCAGTACAGCGGCCTGCAGGGCCTGCTGGGCCGGGAAGCCCGCGAACCTGTGGCGCCGCCGCGCTTTCCGCATCGTCTGCGGCTGGAGCCGGGCAAGCCGGTAACGGCCGAGGAAGTCCTGGCCGCCGTGGACCGTGTGCCCCAGTATCTGCGCCGCCAGGGCTATCCGGTGGCTGCGGTGTCCCGCACCCGCTATACCCTTGACCGTCAGAACCGCACCCTCAATGCCGAGGTGGTCATCAACGCCGGGCCGCCCGCCCTCATGGGCGAAATCCGTCTCATGAGCAAGAGCGATGTTTCCGAAGCCTATCTGCGGCGTCTGGCCTACTGGCGTCCCGATGATGAGCGCTGGAACAGCCGCCGGGTGGCCAATTACGGAGACCGCCTGCGCGGGCTGGGCCTGTTCAATGCCGTTACGCTGACCCCGGCGCTGGACGAGTGGAAGGCTGCGGGGGGAGATGTGGCCGCGCTGCCGCTGCTGCTGAAGGTGGAGGATGCTCCGCCCCGTTCCGTGGGCCTGGAGGCCCGGTACGATACGGACAGCGGCTTCGGCGTGGAGGCGGACTGGGAAAACCGTAATCTGCTGGGCAATGGCGAAAGCCTGCGCCTGGGCCTGCCCGTGACCACGGAAAAGCAGGGCATGACGGCGGAATTTCTGAAGCCCGCCTTTCTGCGTTCCGGCCAGAGCCTCAATGCCCAGGCGTCCCTGCTGCATGAGGATACCGATGCCTACGAGCGGCGCGGCCTGGCGGCCAAGGTCATGCTGGAGCGGCGCGTCAACCGCTACTGGCATGTGGGGGCCGGCGTTCTTGGCGATGGCGGCCAGCTGGCCGAGGACGGGCACGGCATGCGGCTGTACAGTGTGCTTGGCCCGCAGCTGACCATCCGGCGCGACAGCCGCAACAACAAGGTCAGCCCGTCGGCAGGCAGCGTGGGCAAGGTCCGGGTGAATCCCGTGGCCGGATATTATGACCAGCGTTTCACGGCTGTGGTGGGCGAGGCGGAGTGGATGGGCTATTACGCCCCCATGCGCAAGCCCAACGGGCGGCCGGATGACAGTCTGGTGCTGGCCGCGCGGGCGGCGGCAGGCATGATGGCCGGCGTGCCCCTGCACGCCATGCCCGGTTCCATGCGTTTTTACGTGGGCGGGGCAGGTTCCGTGCGCGGCTATTCCTATCAGGCCCTGGGACCGCGCAACAGCAAGGATGACCCCGAGGGCGGGCGCTCCTATCAGCTGGTCAATCTGGAAGCTCGCTTCAAGCTCACGGACAATCTGGGCCTTGTTCCCTTTCTTGATGGCGGCATGGCCTATCGGGACCAGTACCCCACGCTGGACGACCTGCACTGGGGCGCCGGTCTGGGCCTGCGCTACTATACGCCTGTGGGGCCGCTGCGCCTGGACGTGGCTACACCGCTCAATCCGGTGGAGGGCGACCCGCCCGTACAGCTCTATATCAGCATAGGACAATCCTTTTGA
- a CDS encoding DsrE family protein, producing the protein MNYDLCLHVDLKDADRLALALKNARNYQNALPGETFQLVMVGNGGAVTLFTRQQTALWEVAQPLMKNGLVIRLCQNALNDNSLTQEDLWPGVEIVPAGLVEVVRLQKSGFAYVKP; encoded by the coding sequence ATGAATTACGATCTCTGCCTGCATGTGGATCTCAAGGATGCCGACAGACTGGCCCTTGCCCTCAAGAATGCCCGCAACTACCAGAACGCCCTGCCCGGCGAGACCTTTCAGCTGGTGATGGTGGGCAACGGCGGTGCCGTGACCCTGTTTACCCGGCAGCAGACCGCCCTGTGGGAAGTGGCGCAGCCCCTCATGAAAAACGGGCTTGTGATCCGCCTCTGCCAGAATGCCCTCAATGATAACAGCCTGACGCAGGAAGACCTCTGGCCCGGCGTGGAAATCGTGCCTGCCGGTCTGGTGGAAGTCGTGCGCCTGCAAAAGAGCGGCTTTGCCTACGTCAAACCGTAG